The nucleotide sequence TTTGTCATTAGTGGAGGACCATATCTTCCCGGTCTAGACGACAATTTCCTGGCTGACCGCAAGATTCAAGTTTGCATTGTACGTGTGCCCCGAGAATACTACTCGCGACCCCTCCGATTCATCCGCATGTCTGTCCTTTTAAGGTCGTCACTAACCAACCACCCTGTCCTCACAGACCCACATTGTCGCATTCGACTCGGACGGCAAGATTGTCCAAATCCGCCAGTCATGGGACCAGGGCTCGCTCCTCAAGCAGGTCGATGTCATTGGTAGAAGTGGCCGTAACTGGCCCATCCGCGACAGCACTGAGCAGATCAAGCTCATTGCCAAGTGCATCAAGGGTGAGGCCGATGCCTCCGGTGGCGACCTCCCTATTCGCTCGCGTGCCACTTCCACAAACGCCATGCGCGACCCGCATGCCTCGCTGAACCTCTTCGCTCCGCGCGCCGAGCAAGAGGAAGCCGAGATTGGAGCAGTGGTCTCTCCCTATGCAGGCAAGTCGCGCCCCCACCAGCGCTCTTTTACCGACATCTTGGGCGATGAGCCAGAGGAGTCCGAGGACGGTTCCCCTGGCCGTCCCGGTTCGCCAACAAAAGGCTTCGCTCCCAAGGCTGGCGCAGGCAAGCACTTCCAGCAGCCGCGACTGTTCGAGACGAACGAGGAGGACGAGCCGGAATCGCCAGTGCATCACAAGTCTCCCGAACGCCAGTACAAGCCAAACCCCAAGAAGTATGAGCATTTCGAGTTCGCCGACGGTTCGGACCCCCGGGATGCGCCCGTCCGTGGCACTGAGTTTGACAAGGTCAACAGGGGCAAGCACAATAGCCAGTGGGACTTCAAGGATTTCGTTACTCCGCAAAAGCCTCGGGGGCGTCCTCAACGGTCCCAGGATGTCAGGCACTGGAGCACCGAGAACGACGATGCTATCATCGAAACCCCGGCCGCCCGCAGGCCTGCTCCGCCCAAGCCGCGACGCGATGCCGAGACACACTTTGAGCTCCAAGATGACGGTCCAGACGGAGAGCCTCGCCCAGCCGGCCGCCCAAGAGGCGCGGGCCACAATGAGGGCCTGGGTCTGTACAAGAACAACCTGTACAACGAGGATGGCAGTACTCCCGACGGTCCTGACCCCCGCGCATTGGGCAACATCACCAACGTAAAGGACAGGCGTCGCGACTTTGATCCCCACTTTGGAATCACGGACGACAGCCCCAACCAGGGCGCTAACCAGGTAGAGAACCCAAGGGGGGTCCCCGAGGGTCGCAAGAAGGCAGTCAAAATGATGGAGTCGAGCTGGTCGGCATACGACAAGTCCCCTGTTTCCCAGAAGGAGAACAGCCAACCTGATATTCTTGGTGGCAGGAAGGGGGAGGACCAAGGCATCGCGATTGGTGGCGATGGAAGTAAGTTTGACAATGGGCTTGGTACCTGCAGTGGACTTCTGATGACCAGTCACTGACAATAAATTTCTACAGTGGGCGGTAAGAAGGGTTCCTCCCGCAACTACATCTTTGGAGACCCCGACTCCGAGGATGAGGTCCCTCGCCTTGTCACAAAGAAGCAGGGTGCCGCGCACAAGCCTACGGCGGGTAGCTTTTGGGATTTCTAGTCTCACCGCAGCGCAGATATCTGAAGGTCCGCCGTTCGTCTTGGGACCCTATAGTCGTCACGCTCCATCTCCTTTGTTCtatccttgtccttgtccttgtccatATTTGGCATTGATGACGATGTGATGCATACAAAACGCTACGAAATGACCTTCTATTGTGTTTATTTCATTGGCCAAGCGCGCACAAAAACAAGGAGTACATGGCGTTTTCCTTTACAGCACAGAAACCTGCTGTAaaatctctctctctttttttttttctttttttagaTTGCGACCCTTTCCCACATCTTTCTTAAGCGATGTATGGGGCTGTTGTACGCATTATTGTTTTCTTATACGTAGGTCTGCTACCTTTGTACCCAAAATTAAACTCGCTTGGGGGAGATGGGATTGCGGCATAGAGACCGATTTGTTTAACAATACTTGTGTTTGGGTCGCTTTAGCGAATGTATTTACTACTTCATAGTTTTCTCGGAAGCCTTTCCTTTGTAAAATCTCTTTGGCGAAGTTCCAATACGGCTGGTCCAGTATTCCGAATGACGTGAACAAGCGCCGGATTAGGTACCTAACCACATGATACTTGAACAGCCAAGAGGTATACGTGCATAGTAGTTGATTCTCACCAGCAACACCGCAATATGATATTCTGACAAATGGCCTCGATGTTTCGAGGTCATTGTTGTATTGTTCATGGTCACGTTCGTGGGGTATATGTAATTAAAtacaggaaaaaaaggagaaataTGGCAGAGTACAGAGAGAACAGCCATTGCGGATGGCAAACCCTCCAGGTTCAAAGAGCCTCCGTCTCAGCACAAATGGCGCATTAAAAAAGTCATGAGGCGGAAAAATCATATAAAAAAAGGAGGAAGTGGCTTTCAGGTTTTTGAAAGTTGCagaaaataaaatagaaATAAACGCCCCGAAAATCCCAAATGGAAAAATCAGCAAAAGAACCTATACAGACGCTTCCAGCGCGGCCAGTTGAGCTTTTCCTCGTACTCCTGGGCCATGAGGATGGGGAGGTTAAAGTCGCGGCGGCCCGTGTCGATGTCCATGTCGTCGGTGCGGACGAGGCTGGTGCGGTAGTAGAGCTTGTGGCCGAGCCACATGATGAGGACGATGGGGATGGCCATGCACTGCAGAAAGAACTCGCCGGCGATGGAGAGGGGCGTCATCTCCTCGCCCGTGACGGGTGGGAGCGGCCAGCCGCCGACCCAGAACTGGGCGACGAGGAAGATGGCGTTTAGCAAAAAGCCGATCCACGAACCGGCCAGGCCCGGCTGGGCGCGAAAGGCGAGATCGCCGAGCGAGCGGCCCTTTTTGCTCCAGGCGCGGCGGAAGCGTATGTGCGACAGGCAGATGCTGCCCCAGGTGAAGATGGAGCTGAGGGCCGAGATGGCGAGGAGCCAGTCGAGCAGCTCCTGCTGTATATCCGAGTCGGCCACAAAGGCCAGCAGGCCGATAGACATGCTGAGAAGAATGGCCACAAGGgggcggccgcggcggtcGACGTAGGCCAAGATGCGCGGGGCCTGGCCCTGGTCGGCGAGGGCGGCCAAGGTGCGACTGGAGCCGAAGACGGCGCTGTTGCCGACGCTGAGCACCGCGATGAGGATAACGCTGTTCATGATGGACGGAAGAACCTCGATGCCGGCGCTCTCGATAGCGATGACAAAGGGGGACGCAGCGGCGTCGGCGATGTTTCTGGCCAGCAGGCGTTTCGAGTCGTACGGAACCAGGAAGCCGACGATGGTCAGGGCCACGATGTAGAAGAGCGTGATGCGCCAAAAGACCTGCTTGATGGCCGTCGGGAGAGATTTTCTCGGGTTGGCcgtctcggcggcggcgaggccgaCGAGCTCCGTACCGGCAAACGCAAAGGCGGCCTGGACAAAGACGGAGCAGAGCCCCTTGAAGCCATTGTTGAATGCGCCCGGGTTGTGCCAATACTTGGTCCCGATGTATCCCTCTGTTGTGGTGCCACCGACATTTATGACGATGCCCAGGAGTCTGTAAAATGTTTGCGCGTTAGAACAAAAATGCAGGCAGGGTATGAGCCGGCATGAAGAGCTTAGGTTTTCGTTAGTACTCACATGAAGCCAATAACAGCCGTCACCTTGACTATGGCAAATATAAACTCGGCTTCACCATATCCCTTGACGCCGAACAAGTTGATGACCAATATGACCATCAAGAATATTGCCACAAACACGGCTCTTTTCACGCTGGGATCCCAGTATTGTATAGTCATGGAGGCTGCTATTATTTCGAGGGGTAAAACGACAAGCCACTGCAGGGCGTAGCTGGAAACGGGCGGGTTGTCTCATGTTAGCGGACGCCACAAAGTAAATTTTCAAAACCGGTTTCCATCTTATTTCCACTACCGCATGAACCCTTTCAATTCTGAAATCGGGTAAGCCAACTTACTTCCATCCCATCGCAAACCCCCAGGAAGGATCCAGGAAGCGGGTCGAAAACGCCGAGAAGGAACCTGCGACTGGGAACACGACGGCCAGCTCTCCCAGGGCATGTACGGTACAGTACAGCATGACGCCGATGATACAATATGCCAGCAAGACCGAGGCGGGCCCGCCGGTGGCGAGGGCCTTGCCGGATGCGACAAACAGACCAGTTCCTATGGAGCCTCCTATGGCTATCATCTGCAGGTGGCGGCCCTTGAGCTCGCGCGACAGGCCAGTGTTGACGGTAGCCAGAGTGGCGCTGCGCAGGTCGTAGTATCGCTCGCCATCGTGTTCGCGCATGGGCACCTGGGGCGgtagtggcggcggcgggtggTGGTACTGCTCGTGGTGaatgtggtggtggtgcacCTGATCGCGGTCTAGATACAGGGGGACCTCCTTTGGTGTGATGCGTATGCCCGGGTCGCGTCGGAAGCTGTCGGCCCAGCGGCGGAGGGCGCTGGGGCCGCGCGTGTTGTCGTCGTATATGGGCTCGCGGCGCATGCtgtggttgctgctgctgccctgcTGGGCCAGCATTATGTCCTCCTTGGCGGCGAGACTGTGCATCTCGATGTCCCCCTCCGAGGGCATGCTGCTGGGTCGGAGGGGTGTTGTATAAATCTGCTCAGCAGTTGTGACTGCGCTGTGTATTTGACTGACGGAGGTAGACAGTGAGAAAGGAGACAGGGTGACCGGCGAGCGGGTGGCGGCGGTTTCGTTTTGGTTCGGTGGAGAGATAGATAACAGAGCGACAGGCTAGATTAGATGAGAATGATCCAACACTCTATCCCCTctatccccccccccccccccgtcTCTCGTTTCCTCTCCCCGTCGTCCCCTCCCCTACAACCTTTCGATTTGGGGGGGTTTCCCGTGGTCGACAACAGCCTTCGCTTCGGAACTCGCCGTTGCTTGCGACCGCTAATCAGGCGCAGACAGGGTCGAGTTGGCGGCGGTCAAGCCTGGCTCGCGGGCGGGCAAGTAAGGCGCGCAAGTGAGTGGGCGAGCGAGCGATCTTGTGGTCTGGGTTCCTTTGAAACAAACCCCAGCGAGTCGCGTTGTGGAGCTGTGTGGGCTGAGCGGATCCGGGGGAATGGGGGTTCTTAAAGACAGGCGGGATAGGATAGGGATTGCTTGAGGAAACGGCAAGTGGATTTGGACAGCGATTGATACTGTGTCTTTTGCTTGTGAAAATATCGGCCGGGTGGTGATTGAGGTTTGTTCGTTATGTTACGAATATGTTTGGTTGCTAATGTGAATATATTGTGGGGAGCTCTTTGGTATTGATAAGGACGGGCTGTAGGTTCTCGTGTGCATACTACTGTTTGTAATGTATGCTGACaatgttattttttttcgcgcTTTTTGTTTCTCGGCGGCGAACTGGTTTAGTTTAATTCAGTGTTACTTGGTGCTGATCCTCTTGGTGACTTTCTCCGGGTAACTTTTGCACTGTCAGTCTTTGCGAGTGCGCGCAAGGTATTCCTCGGGGCAGATTATTATTCAAGAGGCGAGCAGTAATAGCCGTGCCAACAATGACTGGGCTCTCTGCATGCCATTTCAGATAGACCCGATCGATCGGTGTCTACGACGAGAAAGCTGACCTTGTCGAGAGTGGCAAGCATGACACATGGAAATAGGCTTCATGTGTCAATCAAGAAAAGCCAATGtcaaacaagaaaaacagaaacaaaataaaaatacaaAACAAATATGTGTGAAGTGATAAGTGAGATTGGGGATTTGGAGCTGAGATTGGAGGTGGTGAGGATAATAATACCACATTTaccctttcttcttttttcttttttttcttcttcggaACCGATCAAGGATAAGGTACTGTACATGTACAAGTAGCAATCAACTTCGCCCACGTACACCCTACCAACCGCAATCCCCCAAACCCATAAaaatgattgattgatttccCATGCACGCTCGCAGTGTTGCAGGTCTCCCCCATGTTGCAAagacaatcaatcaatcaaccaAACAGGGTCACTCTCGGTAAAGGTCTGGGCAAACTGCCTCCTATTGGACCCTTCCGTGCCATCCCGCAGACCGTTATCCCTCTTATCCTGACAAGAACCCCCTCGAGGCTAGCCCTTTTTCCATACAGTCACCAGTCACGTTCGTGTGCCAGCATCCCACCCCAGCATACTTGGTAGACCAAAATCCTACCCCTATTCCCGAATTTGCCCACCGAGGGTCCGTGAGATAATGCGATGCCATATGGTTTATAGTGTGGTATGCCAAGAACTGGGCGATAATACTTTTTTTGGGGaacgagagaaaaaaaggtagcATCTGTAGCTGGTCAAATACCGAGAGGTTGGTAGGGAGCGGGGCTCAACTAACTGTGTTGCTTTTTGTCCTTCCCGTTGGTTACTTTTGATTTTTACGGATATGTTCCCCGTTGCAAACTAAATTCGCTGTAAATGTTCCACCTCGTCGGGTACACAACAGATGAGACGATCCGTCTGATTCTACAGCATTGCATTGCAGCTGCTGTTGATAGCATTTGACCCATTTAGATTGGGTTTGGTCTTATATTTTAGATCGTAACTATCATACACTTCTGCATGGGGTGACTTCGACCCTTGCCTCGAGTCCAAGTTCCACGTGTCGGCCCGTTGTAGTGAAAAGGAGGGGGGGAAGAAAAAACGACTATTGGACCCTAGAACATCAGATGTCAGGTAATTCTTGGGTGATTTCCTCGGCGAGATCAGACACTTTCTAGTCGACAAAAAATTGTGCCATTTGAGCACCCCATGAAGCTGTAATACAATGGTGCCCACGAAATATGTTGACGACCAACTATGAGACTAAGTGGAATAGATTATTAAGTCTTTTGCTTGCATGCTTAAAAAAGACGCATTTCAACTATAGTTATAACTTTTCACTCTTAGCATCCTCCGTCTTGGCCTCCTTTGAACCACGACTCCATCCAGTCGAAAATAACGGGCCCATGTCGAACCTCGGCAACGGATGCGCCTCTGTGTTGATCACTACGCTGTCAAGGGGAAGGACGTCGTTGGGAGAGAACAGCAGGTAAAAATACTTGAGCGTCTCAGCCTATCAAACGCATGTTTACGGTTAGTTCCGCACGATCTGGAGAAGCAGTGTAGAGGGGGGGGAGGAAGATACGCACCAGCCAAAAACTTTCCATATTATCCCGCGTCTCGGGCGGTATCGTGTTGGCGTTTGAAAGACTCGTAAATCCTCCATTATCCTCGACTGCCGTGTGGTTCATAAAAGACTTGAACATCTCCCAGCCCCACTCGCGGTACTTGACGTCGCCCGTGATGCGCCACATGTAGAACAGACTCTCGACCGTTTCGGGCCGCTGCAGGTTGTGCGAGTCCAGACCCTTGACCACAAAGTCCTTGCGCCACTCGGCGTCCGGGCTCGCGTCCAACTGAGCAGGTGGTTTCGGGTGAGGCGCACCATagaccggcggcggcgtcgcaaTCTCGAAAAAGGTGATCTCGGGCGCCAAGCCCGTGGCCATGTACTTGTACATACCCCAGCACGTCTGCATCAACTCCCGCGCCAACCGCATGTCCTCTTCGTTCTGCTTGGTCCACGTGCGCGACTTCCTCGCCTCTGCCTCCGTCTTGCCGCCCGTCACGGCCAGCGCGATGGTGCCCGGCATGAAACAGACTAGGTGGTCCATCTTGGGCGACAGCGAACCCTTCAGCCCGTCTGGCCTCTCACCGATGATGGTGAAGCCCGAATGCTCAGTGTACGTCACGAGGTGCTTGCGCATCCCGTCCATCGAGTCATCCCACATGTCGAGGTAGAccttctccttcttgttCGTCTGCAGGTACTGCTTGATGAGGTACTCGTAGTACGAGTCGCCGCGGCTGCCGTAGCGGATGTTTTCACCCTGGAACTCTCCAGTCGAAGGCGAGATGAAGATGGGCACAAGACCATCTGTCTTGCTCGCCTGCTTGTCCACCACTTCCATGACCTTCTCCACCTTGTCCCAAAAGAGCTTCTCGCCAGTGAGCTTGGCAAGATACTTGAACTCGAGCTGCAGAGTCGTAGCCTCAGCCGTGGATGACGCACCCATGTCGGCGTGCGACTCGATCCCTTGAAACTTGCCCAGATTGACGCTAGCGTATGGGATGCCGGATTTCGTGTCAAAAGCGGCCAGGAGCCGGTCGGCGAGGTCCTTTGCCTTTTCCAAGTAGAGGTCCTCGCCAGGGGcgccctcgtcgtcgtccttcaGCGGCGCCATGTCTGGATACGTCGTCGAGAGGTAATGCGCCGACAGCAGACCGCCCATCATCCTAATCGTTGTCTCAAACGTGTTGACGTCCTGATCCTGGTCGTACTTTAGCGAGTTGGCGATCCACTCCCTGGCGTGGCTGAGCTGAGTGGTGAGGTTCATCAGCATCATCGTGTCCAGCGAGTCGACGATGATCCAACCGAGCCCGCCCGTGGCCATCTGCCTGCCCTTCTTTGACACGGGGTGGAACTCGTCGTAACCCCAAGCGTACCTCTCGTACGCCGCCCAGCTGAGCTCGAACGCCTCCACTACATGGTCCCTCCTCTTGAGCCAGTCCGCCTCCCGTAGCGCCTTCTTGTCATTAGACAGCCAGCTGAGCTTCCTCAGCGGCGCCCTGACCCTCTCCTTGTGCGACTCGCCGCCGAAAAAGTAGAAGAGCGCCCCgaccgccagcagcagcagtaagAAACCGCTCTTCCGCCTGTAGACCGGACGCTGGCGGTGCGACGGCGGATACGCGTACGGCTTGTCTTTGTACATGGGCAGGGAGGCGTTACGCTTGCTCGAGTCGAAGTAGCCGCCGACGTTGCCTAagactcctcctcctccttgtttccctctgctgttgttgttcccGGATCGCGCCGACGCCCAAAGCC is from Pyricularia oryzae 70-15 chromosome 2, whole genome shotgun sequence and encodes:
- a CDS encoding general amino-acid permease GAP1, giving the protein MPSEGDIEMHSLAAKEDIMLAQQGSSSNHSMRREPIYDDNTRGPSALRRWADSFRRDPGIRITPKEVPLYLDRDQVHHHHIHHEQYHHPPPPLPPQVPMREHDGERYYDLRSATLATVNTGLSRELKGRHLQMIAIGGSIGTGLFVASGKALATGGPASVLLAYCIIGVMLYCTVHALGELAVVFPVAGSFSAFSTRFLDPSWGFAMGWNYALQWLVVLPLEIIAASMTIQYWDPSVKRAVFVAIFLMVILVINLFGVKGYGEAEFIFAIVKVTAVIGFILLGIVINVGGTTTEGYIGTKYWHNPGAFNNGFKGLCSVFVQAAFAFAGTELVGLAAAETANPRKSLPTAIKQVFWRITLFYIVALTIVGFLVPYDSKRLLARNIADAAASPFVIAIESAGIEVLPSIMNSVILIAVLSVGNSAVFGSSRTLAALADQGQAPRILAYVDRRGRPLVAILLSMSIGLLAFVADSDIQQELLDWLLAISALSSIFTWGSICLSHIRFRRAWSKKGRSLGDLAFRAQPGLAGSWIGFLLNAIFLVAQFWVGGWPLPPVTGEEMTPLSIAGEFFLQCMAIPIVLIMWLGHKLYYRTSLVRTDDMDIDTGRRDFNLPILMAQEYEEKLNWPRWKRLYRFFC
- a CDS encoding endoplasmic reticulum mannosyl-oligosaccharide 1,2-alpha-mannosidase; translation: MSFAVPKHVPSFTNPQRDFEDRLWASARSGNNNSRGKQGGGGVLGNVGGYFDSSKRNASLPMYKDKPYAYPPSHRQRPVYRRKSGFLLLLLAVGALFYFFGGESHKERVRAPLRKLSWLSNDKKALREADWLKRRDHVVEAFELSWAAYERYAWGYDEFHPVSKKGRQMATGGLGWIIVDSLDTMMLMNLTTQLSHAREWIANSLKYDQDQDVNTFETTIRMMGGLLSAHYLSTTYPDMAPLKDDDEGAPGEDLYLEKAKDLADRLLAAFDTKSGIPYASVNLGKFQGIESHADMGASSTAEATTLQLEFKYLAKLTGEKLFWDKVEKVMEVVDKQASKTDGLVPIFISPSTGEFQGENIRYGSRGDSYYEYLIKQYLQTNKKEKVYLDMWDDSMDGMRKHLVTYTEHSGFTIIGERPDGLKGSLSPKMDHLVCFMPGTIALAVTGGKTEAEARKSRTWTKQNEEDMRLARELMQTCWGMYKYMATGLAPEITFFEIATPPPVYGAPHPKPPAQLDASPDAEWRKDFVVKGLDSHNLQRPETVESLFYMWRITGDVKYREWGWEMFKSFMNHTAVEDNGGFTSLSNANTIPPETRDNMESFWLAETLKYFYLLFSPNDVLPLDSVVINTEAHPLPRFDMGPLFSTGWSRGSKEAKTEDAKSEKL